From Luteolibacter arcticus, one genomic window encodes:
- a CDS encoding glutamate--tRNA ligase, whose amino-acid sequence MSVRTRFAPSPTGYLHVGGARTALFNYLFARKHGGTFVLRVEDTDEARNTQPARDAIFSGMEWLGLDWDEGEGKGGDYGPYNQSERTAIYDKWFEVLREKGRVYEEEGAWRFRFERKPITMNDLVCGEVTIDYRDESNTPDMVIRRSNGGYVFHFVNVVDDLEMKITHVIRGEDHLMNTPKHLQLFEALGAPAPQYGHIPLILNVDGSKMSKSDKGASVGDTPAVGDIPASPGYERQGFLSSAVVNFLALLGWSPKSDEEIFTLEELVTRFSIEAVNRAPARFDAEKCAWLNQQHLLKLSPADFAEAAKPFVVEAGLPIDDRYPAVAAVVREKVRLLSEVPAAIGFLLSDTFDLDPEAVEKVRGNAAAKDLLAALATDFAGLSEWSAGAAKHRIGETAKAAGAKAGQVMFPVRVALSGRSGGPDLGDILVLLGQEKSVARLQTFAGVL is encoded by the coding sequence ATGTCCGTCCGCACGCGCTTCGCCCCATCGCCCACCGGCTACCTCCACGTCGGCGGCGCCCGCACCGCCTTGTTCAATTACCTCTTCGCCCGCAAGCACGGCGGCACCTTCGTCCTGCGCGTGGAAGACACCGATGAAGCGCGCAATACCCAGCCCGCCCGCGACGCGATCTTCTCCGGCATGGAGTGGCTCGGCCTCGATTGGGACGAGGGCGAGGGCAAGGGCGGCGACTACGGCCCCTACAACCAGAGCGAGCGCACCGCGATCTACGACAAGTGGTTCGAGGTCCTGCGCGAGAAGGGCCGCGTCTATGAAGAGGAAGGCGCGTGGCGATTCCGCTTCGAGCGCAAGCCGATCACGATGAACGACCTCGTCTGTGGTGAGGTCACCATCGACTACCGCGACGAGTCGAACACGCCGGACATGGTCATCCGCCGCTCCAATGGCGGGTATGTCTTCCACTTCGTCAACGTGGTGGATGACCTCGAAATGAAGATCACCCACGTGATCCGCGGCGAGGACCACCTCATGAACACCCCGAAGCACTTGCAGCTTTTCGAAGCGCTCGGTGCCCCGGCCCCGCAGTACGGGCACATCCCGCTCATCCTGAATGTGGACGGCTCGAAGATGTCGAAGAGCGACAAAGGCGCGTCTGTCGGTGATACGCCAGCCGTCGGGGATATTCCAGCGAGCCCGGGTTATGAGCGGCAGGGTTTCCTGTCATCGGCGGTGGTGAATTTCCTCGCCCTGCTCGGCTGGTCGCCGAAGAGCGATGAGGAGATCTTCACGCTCGAAGAACTCGTCACCCGCTTCTCGATCGAAGCCGTGAACCGCGCCCCGGCCCGCTTTGATGCGGAGAAGTGCGCGTGGCTCAATCAGCAGCACCTGCTCAAGCTCTCGCCCGCCGACTTCGCCGAGGCCGCCAAGCCCTTCGTCGTCGAAGCGGGCCTGCCGATCGACGACCGCTACCCCGCCGTCGCCGCGGTGGTGCGGGAGAAGGTCCGCCTGCTTTCCGAAGTCCCGGCCGCGATCGGCTTCCTGCTTTCCGATACCTTCGACCTCGACCCCGAGGCCGTCGAAAAGGTCCGTGGCAACGCCGCCGCGAAGGACCTGCTCGCCGCGCTGGCCACGGACTTCGCCGGACTCTCTGAGTGGTCCGCGGGGGCCGCGAAGCACCGGATTGGCGAGACCGCCAAAGCTGCGGGTGCCAAGGCGGGCCAGGTTATGTTCCCGGTCCGCGTCGCCCTCAGCGGCAGGTCCGGCGGGCCTGACTTGGGTGATATTCTCGTTTTGCTCGGCCAAGAGAAGAGCGTGGCGAGGTTGCAGACGTTCGCGGGCGTGCTCTGA
- a CDS encoding phosphotransferase enzyme family protein, producing MVPSTSPVHPVDPALQESIAHISNQFAIEGEFIEGEEIESGHINSTYRATFESTSGARQRYILQRINEKVFKNPVAVMRNVECVTRHINWKVLRVKKDLGGQTLSLYPGRGGRSWVVGPNGGIWRCYNSIEGCVTYDIIENTRQAYQAARAFGSFQDLVSDLPASEIEETIPDFHHTRKRFQRLMRVADADPHGRAGSVGPELDFVRQREKDVDVIIDLLATHSIPTRITHNDTKINNVMIDTDTDEAVCVIDLDTVMPGASLYDFGDLVRTATSPAAEDERDLSKVAMQMPMFEALVDGYLDASDDFLNDAEIEHLAFSGKLITFETGMRFLTDFLEGDGYFKIHREGHNLDRCRTQFKLVAEIERQQEAMEKFVRKVRRGKR from the coding sequence ATGGTACCTAGCACGTCGCCCGTCCATCCCGTCGATCCCGCCCTGCAAGAATCGATCGCCCACATTTCGAACCAGTTCGCGATCGAGGGCGAATTCATCGAGGGGGAGGAGATCGAAAGCGGCCACATTAATTCGACTTACCGGGCGACCTTTGAGTCCACCTCGGGCGCGCGCCAGCGCTACATCCTGCAGAGGATCAATGAGAAGGTCTTCAAAAACCCGGTCGCGGTGATGCGGAACGTCGAGTGCGTGACCCGCCACATCAACTGGAAGGTGCTGCGGGTGAAGAAGGACCTCGGCGGCCAGACGCTCAGCCTCTATCCCGGCCGCGGCGGCCGGTCGTGGGTCGTCGGGCCGAATGGGGGGATCTGGCGCTGCTACAACTCGATCGAGGGCTGCGTGACCTACGACATCATCGAAAACACCCGCCAAGCCTACCAGGCGGCGCGAGCTTTCGGGTCATTCCAGGATCTGGTGAGCGACCTGCCGGCGAGTGAGATCGAGGAAACGATACCTGATTTCCACCACACCCGGAAGCGCTTCCAGCGGCTGATGCGGGTGGCCGATGCCGACCCGCACGGCCGCGCCGGCTCGGTGGGCCCGGAGCTGGATTTCGTGCGGCAGCGGGAGAAGGACGTGGACGTGATCATCGACCTGCTCGCCACGCATTCGATTCCCACGCGCATCACCCACAACGACACCAAGATCAACAACGTGATGATCGACACCGACACGGACGAGGCGGTGTGCGTGATCGACCTCGACACGGTGATGCCGGGTGCCTCGCTCTACGACTTCGGCGATCTGGTCCGCACCGCCACCAGCCCGGCGGCGGAGGACGAGCGGGACCTTTCCAAGGTGGCGATGCAGATGCCGATGTTCGAGGCGCTGGTGGATGGCTACCTCGATGCGTCGGATGATTTCCTCAACGACGCCGAGATCGAGCATCTCGCCTTCAGCGGCAAGCTGATCACCTTCGAAACGGGCATGCGTTTCCTGACCGACTTCCTCGAGGGCGACGGCTACTTCAAGATCCACCGCGAAGGCCACAACCTCGATCGCTGCCGCACGCAATTCAAGCTGGTGGCCGAGATCGAGCGCCAGCAGGAGGCGATGGAGAAATTCGTGCGGAAAGTGCGGCGCGGGAAGCGGTAG
- a CDS encoding class I SAM-dependent methyltransferase, giving the protein MTPAVPFSFPGIAADVRRLGDLLALGLRAAEWQQPEKAAVLNLACGRADETGVLLGAVAPRAAELFYLGIDLRPPEIAEAKARWIPNAPPGWQLDFRAGDASRTDRMKQLPPFDLTFIRHQNYWHDQTVWEVLFRNALDGLKLGGLLVITSYFDREHELAMACLVQCGARKLADLRHPHSRPLDDAPKKSVDRRLAVFSK; this is encoded by the coding sequence GTGACGCCTGCCGTGCCATTCAGCTTTCCGGGAATCGCCGCGGATGTCCGCCGGCTGGGGGACTTGCTGGCGCTGGGACTGCGGGCGGCCGAGTGGCAGCAGCCGGAAAAGGCGGCGGTGCTGAACTTGGCCTGCGGGCGGGCGGATGAGACGGGGGTGTTGCTGGGGGCGGTCGCTCCTCGGGCGGCGGAGCTGTTTTACTTGGGGATCGACCTGCGGCCGCCGGAGATCGCCGAGGCGAAGGCGCGCTGGATCCCAAATGCGCCGCCGGGCTGGCAGCTCGATTTCCGCGCCGGGGATGCCTCGCGGACGGACCGGATGAAGCAATTGCCGCCCTTCGACCTCACTTTCATCCGCCACCAGAACTACTGGCACGACCAAACAGTGTGGGAGGTGCTGTTCCGCAACGCGCTGGATGGGCTGAAGCTTGGCGGCTTGCTGGTGATTACCTCCTACTTCGATCGCGAGCACGAGCTGGCGATGGCCTGCCTCGTCCAATGCGGTGCACGGAAGCTCGCCGACCTGCGGCATCCGCACAGCCGGCCGCTGGACGATGCGCCGAAAAAGTCGGTGGACCGGCGGCTGGCGGTTTTTTCCAAATAG
- a CDS encoding ABC transporter ATP-binding protein — MADPFIRVRGLEQKFGSQHVLRGVDLEVHRGETLVILGGSGGGKSVLLKHLPGLLQPWRGTVEIDGEDISTLTERQLAPYRRKVGIMFQGGALFDSLTVGENVAFSLREAGEKKGIRDRVAEALEIVRLPGQEKKMPSELSGGMRKRVALARAVVGRPACVLYDEPHAGLDPITADSIDHLIKDLQTGHGMTNVVVTHDMRSVFHIADRVAFIQEGRIHWTGSPEELKATEDPILRPFIDGDSGEPWAT, encoded by the coding sequence ATGGCCGACCCTTTCATCCGCGTTCGCGGGCTCGAGCAGAAATTCGGCTCCCAGCACGTGCTCCGCGGCGTGGACCTTGAGGTGCATCGCGGCGAGACGCTGGTCATCCTCGGCGGCTCCGGCGGCGGCAAGTCCGTGCTGCTCAAGCACCTGCCCGGCCTGCTGCAACCGTGGCGCGGCACCGTGGAGATCGATGGCGAGGACATCTCCACCCTGACCGAACGCCAGCTCGCGCCCTACCGACGGAAGGTCGGCATCATGTTCCAGGGCGGCGCGCTCTTCGACTCGCTGACCGTCGGCGAGAATGTCGCCTTCTCGCTGCGGGAGGCCGGCGAGAAGAAAGGGATCCGCGACCGGGTCGCGGAAGCGCTCGAAATCGTCCGCCTGCCCGGACAGGAGAAAAAGATGCCGTCCGAGCTCTCCGGCGGCATGCGCAAGCGCGTTGCGCTGGCCCGCGCCGTCGTCGGCCGGCCGGCTTGCGTGCTCTACGATGAGCCGCACGCCGGGCTCGACCCGATCACCGCGGACTCGATCGATCACCTGATCAAGGACCTCCAGACCGGCCACGGCATGACCAATGTGGTGGTCACCCACGACATGCGCAGCGTCTTCCACATCGCCGACCGGGTTGCCTTCATCCAGGAAGGCCGCATTCACTGGACGGGAAGCCCTGAGGAGCTGAAAGCCACCGAGGACCCCATCCTGCGGCCGTTCATCGACGGCGATTCCGGCGAACCGTGGGCCACGTGA